A genome region from Verrucomicrobiia bacterium includes the following:
- a CDS encoding two-component regulator propeller domain-containing protein, which yields MPQNCWTFIASWLWLCAFSVPLSSAANSHYLVRQWKTEEGLPQSAVISMVQTRDGYLWVGTGSGLARFDGLRFQTYDQSDAPELSDSKIVKLFEDSQRNLWIGTEKAGVFIVATGGRINRLSMPNTASQGPVRVICEDPAGGIWLNMAKGQLYHYGNNQMRLVLDNCRGLVADNSGLIWIGTSDGRLIALGPISSPSLAAVPVAYEIPCGRLDFLLASKPGGYWRLANGRVQKWKADKLEKDLGSYPWKEGVPVLAACEDRDGNLVVGTYGNGIWWFDAEGKSTWVEGVTAPSIWCLVTDSEGNLWVGTNGGGLDRVKRQNLDLLEGTGGETVQSVCPDGNGGLWIGYRAERVDHWKTRALRRFTNLWPASISIRPGKGEFAIQSVFQDQARQVWAGGLCTIAPHFSLFTLRDEQFMPMAGQPLINADISAIYQGRDGRLWLGSQLGLACWDGHNWKVFTTRDGLSSDDVRAIADDPQGNLWVGTERGGLNRLHDGKFTVFRADPKDLPGDDVSSLYLDPQGVLWVGTSGGLGRFYQGQWKRYTTRDGLVSNKIGYLLEDDAGFLWLGSNAGLMRVDKRRLNSFSTQAPDSIPCRLFGATDGLPGECSTGSQPGACRTTDGTLWFSTTMGLATIQPAELMPNTNPPPVVIDGVLLDGQPQHADVLRGPAPTEVTVPADKESIEIHFASLNLSAPDKGLFKYRLEGHETRWTQTEAQRRFAWYSRLPHGHYRFQVQACNEDGVWNQTGASLAITVLPPFWQTWWFLSAATACLLGAIVGSVHYVSTQKLQRQLAALRQQEALERERARIARDLHDQLGANLTQVALLGEMAETDKELPAEIESHARQISQTARETTRALDEIVWTVNPSNDTLDGLINYVCKYAQEYLAIAGLKYRLEVPPQLPAIPISPELRHNVFLAAKEAVNNVVKHSKASAAWLRLRLEAGQFVLEIEDNGKGLTAADEKKGRNGLRNMRRRLEDIGGKFETAPGAEGGACVRLTAPLQN from the coding sequence ATGCCGCAGAACTGTTGGACTTTCATCGCCTCCTGGCTATGGCTCTGCGCCTTTTCGGTTCCTCTTTCCAGCGCTGCTAATTCTCATTATCTGGTGCGACAGTGGAAGACCGAAGAGGGGTTGCCTCAAAGCGCCGTCATCAGCATGGTCCAAACCCGTGACGGCTATTTGTGGGTGGGCACCGGCAGCGGTCTGGCCCGCTTTGATGGGTTGCGCTTTCAAACTTACGACCAGAGCGACGCGCCCGAGTTGAGCGACAGCAAAATTGTAAAACTGTTCGAGGACAGCCAACGAAACCTGTGGATTGGGACTGAAAAGGCGGGTGTGTTCATAGTGGCTACAGGCGGGAGGATTAACCGGCTTTCAATGCCGAATACCGCCAGCCAAGGGCCGGTGCGCGTCATCTGTGAAGACCCTGCCGGGGGTATCTGGCTCAACATGGCCAAAGGCCAGCTTTACCATTATGGAAATAATCAAATGCGGTTGGTTCTTGATAACTGCCGCGGGCTTGTCGCAGATAATTCCGGGCTGATTTGGATAGGCACGTCCGATGGCAGGCTCATTGCCCTGGGCCCCATCTCCAGCCCCAGCCTGGCAGCGGTTCCGGTGGCTTATGAGATTCCCTGTGGCAGGCTCGATTTCCTTTTAGCCAGCAAACCCGGTGGCTATTGGCGGCTGGCTAATGGCCGGGTGCAGAAATGGAAGGCTGATAAGTTGGAAAAAGATTTGGGAAGCTACCCATGGAAAGAGGGCGTTCCGGTTCTGGCGGCTTGTGAAGACCGCGACGGGAATCTCGTGGTGGGCACCTATGGCAATGGAATCTGGTGGTTCGACGCGGAGGGCAAATCCACTTGGGTCGAGGGTGTCACGGCTCCCTCGATTTGGTGTTTGGTGACCGACAGCGAGGGCAATCTCTGGGTCGGCACCAATGGTGGCGGCCTCGACCGTGTGAAGCGGCAGAATCTCGATTTGCTCGAGGGAACTGGCGGCGAGACAGTGCAATCGGTTTGCCCGGATGGTAACGGTGGATTGTGGATTGGGTATAGGGCTGAGCGGGTCGATCACTGGAAAACACGCGCCCTTCGGCGCTTTACAAACCTCTGGCCCGCTTCCATTTCAATTCGTCCTGGCAAAGGGGAGTTTGCCATCCAGTCGGTGTTTCAAGACCAGGCGCGGCAGGTGTGGGCGGGGGGATTGTGCACGATAGCGCCTCACTTCAGCCTCTTCACGCTGCGCGATGAGCAGTTCATGCCGATGGCGGGTCAGCCGCTCATCAACGCCGATATTTCCGCCATATACCAGGGGCGTGACGGGCGGTTGTGGCTGGGCTCGCAACTGGGCCTTGCGTGCTGGGATGGCCACAACTGGAAGGTCTTCACCACCCGGGACGGGCTCTCCTCGGACGATGTTCGTGCCATTGCCGACGACCCGCAGGGGAATCTGTGGGTTGGCACCGAGCGCGGTGGTTTGAACCGGCTGCATGATGGCAAGTTCACCGTGTTCCGCGCTGACCCTAAGGATTTACCGGGCGATGATGTCAGTTCGCTCTACCTCGATCCGCAGGGGGTTTTATGGGTCGGAACCTCGGGTGGCCTTGGCCGTTTTTACCAGGGGCAATGGAAGCGCTATACAACACGCGACGGGCTGGTCAGCAATAAAATCGGCTACCTGCTCGAAGATGACGCAGGTTTTCTGTGGCTTGGGTCAAACGCAGGTTTGATGCGTGTGGATAAGCGGAGGTTGAACAGTTTTTCGACCCAAGCGCCGGATTCGATTCCGTGCAGGCTTTTTGGCGCCACCGATGGCCTGCCCGGCGAATGCAGCACCGGTTCCCAGCCGGGCGCCTGCCGCACGACTGACGGCACGCTTTGGTTTTCCACAACCATGGGGCTCGCAACCATCCAACCCGCTGAACTCATGCCCAATACCAATCCACCGCCGGTCGTGATTGATGGGGTGCTGTTGGATGGCCAACCGCAGCATGCCGATGTCCTGCGCGGCCCCGCCCCGACGGAAGTCACCGTGCCGGCCGACAAGGAGAGCATCGAGATTCATTTCGCCAGCCTCAATCTGTCAGCTCCTGACAAAGGTCTGTTTAAGTACCGCTTGGAGGGTCATGAAACTCGATGGACCCAGACCGAGGCGCAACGGCGGTTTGCCTGGTATAGCCGATTGCCGCATGGCCACTACAGGTTCCAGGTCCAGGCCTGCAACGAAGACGGCGTTTGGAACCAAACTGGCGCGTCCCTCGCCATCACGGTCCTGCCGCCCTTTTGGCAAACGTGGTGGTTTCTGAGCGCTGCCACAGCCTGCCTGCTGGGGGCCATTGTCGGCTCGGTGCATTACGTTTCGACCCAAAAACTCCAGCGACAACTCGCGGCCTTGCGCCAGCAGGAAGCCCTCGAAAGAGAACGGGCCCGAATCGCGCGCGACCTCCACGACCAACTCGGCGCAAACCTCACCCAGGTCGCGCTGCTGGGCGAAATGGCTGAGACAGATAAAGAGCTGCCGGCTGAGATCGAAAGCCACGCCCGGCAAATCTCTCAAACCGCGCGGGAAACAACTCGCGCTCTGGATGAAATTGTCTGGACGGTCAATCCATCGAACGACACGCTCGATGGGCTGATCAATTACGTCTGCAAATACGCCCAGGAGTACTTGGCCATCGCCGGGCTAAAGTACCGGCTGGAAGTCCCGCCGCAATTGCCCGCCATTCCCATCTCACCCGAGCTTCGCCACAACGTCTTTCTTGCCGCAAAAGAAGCCGTCAATAATGTGGTGAAGCACTCGAAGGCATCCGCCGCCTGGCTGCGGTTGCGGCTCGAAGCCGGCCAGTTCGTGCTCGAGATAGAGGATAATGGCAAGGGCCTCACCGCTGCCGACGAGAAAAAAGGCAGGAACGGCCTGCGCAATATGCGGCGGCGCCTGGAAGATATCGGCGGCAAATTCGAAACAGCTCCAGGCGCTGAAGGGGGCGCTTGCGTACGGTTAACGGCCCCATTGCAAAATTGA
- a CDS encoding tetratricopeptide repeat protein codes for MKPKDSEKKAGSPASPSPPTTVSPPEAPISKARRFWFRFAAAVLGPLLVLGGLEFGLRLAGFGYDPGFFKSIRIGNDNFLVENDKFGLRFFPPELARSPAPVKMEARKPPGTCRIFILGESAALGDPRPAYGAGRYLEALLRERFPQTNFEVVCVAMTAINSHAILDIARECARRQGDIWIIYMGNNEMVGPFGAAGVLGAQAPSRAWVRVSLAVQKTRLGQLLAGVARRLRNRSAEPQSWGGMEMFVRNWVAPGNPQKERVYANFRENLRDILETGLSSGAKIVLSTVAVNLLDSPPFASVPSPNTFSNGGNPATADKLFRDGLSMASQTNYSQAAQLFAQAASLDPGRADLEFLEARCLFNLTNFAAARRHFQKACDLDALPFRADSRINALIGDSAHRSAGPGLTFFDAAAVFATNSPTGIPGQESFYEHVHLNFDGNYRLALAWAQQVERFVPAAAMNQSAATWATQETCEKRLGLTDWNRYGVLEEMLRRLAQPPFSAQFNYAERLESFRANLRALRQRMNGTAAAAARKLYQQAIEWSPADYRLHEDFAEFLEATGDLLAATAQWEWVIELIPHHHLAYFQSGRLLLRQAKLTAARGRLLQALVLRPDLSEGWLELGEIEALEGKPEQALADYEKARKLLPQEPRSYLLAGKALSKLQRQPEAIAQFQQAVQLQPSNWEAHYALGEELAFAGRVKESREQFEQVLHLKPDYAMAHLNLGVALAKEGQLDEALRQFEETRKLDPQNKLAPDYIAKIKAIKP; via the coding sequence TTGAAACCAAAGGATAGCGAAAAAAAAGCCGGTTCGCCGGCGTCACCGAGTCCGCCGACAACGGTCAGCCCGCCAGAAGCACCGATCTCGAAAGCCCGGCGCTTTTGGTTTCGGTTTGCAGCCGCTGTTTTGGGGCCGCTTCTGGTCCTGGGGGGGCTTGAATTTGGGCTGCGCCTCGCAGGTTTCGGTTATGACCCCGGGTTTTTCAAATCCATACGCATTGGAAACGATAATTTTTTGGTCGAGAATGACAAATTCGGTCTGCGCTTCTTTCCGCCCGAATTGGCGCGCAGCCCGGCGCCAGTAAAAATGGAGGCTCGGAAGCCGCCGGGCACTTGCCGGATTTTCATTCTCGGGGAGTCCGCAGCGTTGGGCGACCCGCGCCCTGCTTATGGCGCCGGACGGTATTTGGAAGCGCTTCTGCGCGAGCGTTTCCCACAAACCAATTTCGAAGTGGTCTGCGTTGCCATGACCGCCATCAATTCGCACGCGATTCTCGACATTGCCCGCGAATGCGCCCGGCGCCAGGGCGATATTTGGATCATCTACATGGGGAACAACGAAATGGTGGGGCCCTTTGGCGCTGCCGGGGTTTTAGGCGCGCAAGCCCCTTCGCGCGCCTGGGTGCGGGTGAGCCTTGCAGTGCAAAAAACACGGCTGGGTCAATTGCTGGCCGGAGTAGCGCGAAGGCTCAGGAACCGCTCGGCGGAACCCCAATCCTGGGGCGGGATGGAGATGTTCGTCAGGAACTGGGTCGCGCCCGGCAACCCGCAAAAGGAAAGGGTCTATGCGAATTTCCGCGAGAACCTGCGTGACATTCTCGAAACCGGCCTGAGTTCCGGCGCAAAAATTGTGCTCAGCACGGTGGCAGTCAATCTTCTGGACTCCCCTCCCTTCGCGAGCGTCCCGAGCCCAAATACTTTCAGCAACGGGGGCAATCCTGCCACAGCCGACAAGTTGTTCAGGGATGGCTTGAGCATGGCCAGCCAGACCAATTACTCCCAAGCGGCGCAACTTTTTGCGCAAGCTGCCAGCCTGGACCCCGGGCGCGCAGACCTCGAATTTTTAGAAGCCCGCTGCCTGTTTAATTTGACGAATTTCGCCGCCGCTCGCCGGCATTTCCAAAAGGCGTGCGATCTGGACGCCCTGCCTTTTCGCGCTGATTCGCGCATCAACGCGTTGATAGGCGACTCCGCACACCGCTCTGCAGGCCCCGGGCTGACGTTCTTTGACGCAGCGGCGGTGTTTGCCACGAATAGTCCAACAGGCATTCCAGGGCAGGAATCGTTTTACGAACACGTTCATTTGAATTTCGACGGCAACTATCGCCTCGCCCTAGCCTGGGCCCAGCAGGTTGAGCGGTTTGTCCCGGCTGCCGCCATGAACCAATCGGCGGCAACTTGGGCTACACAGGAGACATGCGAAAAGCGCCTGGGACTGACGGACTGGAATCGCTATGGCGTGCTGGAAGAGATGCTTCGCCGACTGGCCCAGCCGCCGTTCAGCGCGCAATTTAACTACGCCGAACGACTGGAATCTTTTCGCGCCAATCTGCGCGCGCTCAGACAACGGATGAACGGCACGGCTGCCGCTGCGGCCCGAAAGCTGTATCAGCAGGCAATCGAATGGTCTCCGGCAGACTATCGGTTGCACGAGGATTTTGCCGAGTTCCTTGAAGCCACCGGCGACCTGCTGGCCGCAACCGCACAATGGGAGTGGGTCATCGAACTGATCCCGCACCATCACCTGGCGTACTTCCAGTCCGGCCGGCTCCTGTTGCGCCAGGCAAAACTTACGGCAGCCCGGGGGCGCTTGCTGCAAGCCCTGGTGTTGCGCCCGGACCTGAGCGAGGGGTGGCTTGAGTTGGGCGAAATCGAAGCACTCGAAGGCAAGCCGGAGCAAGCGCTAGCCGACTACGAGAAGGCGCGAAAGCTGCTGCCCCAGGAGCCGCGCAGTTATTTGCTGGCCGGCAAGGCGCTATCGAAGCTCCAACGCCAACCCGAGGCCATCGCACAGTTCCAACAAGCTGTCCAGCTCCAGCCGTCAAATTGGGAGGCGCATTACGCATTGGGCGAGGAGTTGGCCTTTGCCGGGCGAGTCAAGGAATCGCGCGAACAATTCGAGCAGGTGCTTCACCTCAAACCCGATTACGCCATGGCGCATTTGAACCTGGGCGTGGCTTTGGCGAAAGAAGGCCAGTTGGATGAGGCCCTGCGCCAATTCGAGGAAACCCGCAAGCTCGATCCGCAGAACAAACTGGCGCCCGACTATATTGCGAAGATCAAGGCGATAAAGCCGTAG
- a CDS encoding phosphatase PAP2 family protein has product MLRHYTFVDYATQAYMTLVGALILFFHNATVPHWPWLLASEAAGIVLVHLLIQFQGSRRLGSLLNFLRHFYPVLLYAWLFAQTGWLNRMFVDHYLDPSIIRWEQALFGCQPSVLFMQKLPDLALSEILYASYFSYYLMIGGIGLALYLRNRQQFFHYISVISFVFYVCYLIYIALPIVGPRVFFHDVPDYSLPRACQQLAPIAFYPDTVKAGPFYHIVSFIYRVIEAPGAALPSSHVAIAMCTVFFSFLYLPRIRYAHLGVAILLCVATVYCRYHYGLDVLTGLLTAAILVPIANWLYFRLCPPQQEGLKTAEAEVQRL; this is encoded by the coding sequence ATGTTGAGGCATTACACCTTTGTCGATTACGCCACCCAGGCTTACATGACTCTGGTGGGGGCGTTGATTCTCTTCTTTCATAATGCAACCGTTCCTCATTGGCCCTGGCTTCTGGCATCCGAAGCGGCTGGTATTGTTCTGGTCCACCTCCTCATTCAATTTCAAGGCAGCCGCCGATTGGGGAGCCTTTTGAATTTTCTGCGCCATTTCTATCCGGTCCTGCTTTACGCATGGCTTTTCGCGCAAACAGGCTGGTTGAACCGGATGTTTGTGGACCACTACCTGGACCCGTCGATCATCCGCTGGGAACAAGCGCTCTTTGGCTGCCAACCCAGCGTGCTGTTCATGCAAAAACTGCCGGACCTGGCCCTGAGCGAGATTCTTTATGCCTCTTATTTTTCGTATTACCTGATGATCGGCGGCATTGGCCTGGCATTGTATTTGCGCAATCGCCAACAGTTTTTCCATTACATCTCTGTTATTTCATTTGTCTTCTATGTTTGTTACCTGATCTATATAGCCTTGCCCATCGTCGGGCCGCGTGTGTTCTTTCATGATGTGCCCGATTATTCCCTCCCGCGGGCTTGCCAGCAATTAGCTCCCATCGCCTTTTACCCTGACACAGTCAAAGCCGGCCCGTTTTATCACATTGTGAGCTTCATTTACCGCGTCATTGAAGCTCCGGGGGCGGCCCTGCCCAGCAGCCATGTGGCCATCGCCATGTGCACGGTCTTTTTCTCATTCCTGTACCTGCCCCGCATCCGCTACGCCCATTTGGGCGTGGCCATCCTGCTGTGTGTGGCGACCGTCTATTGCAGATACCATTATGGCCTGGACGTTCTGACCGGTCTGCTGACGGCGGCGATCCTGGTTCCTATCGCCAATTGGCTCTATTTCAGACTGTGCCCTCCCCAGCAGGAGGGCTTAAAAACTGCGGAAGCCGAAGTGCAGAGGCTCTGA
- a CDS encoding NAD-dependent epimerase/dehydratase family protein, which translates to MKVLLTGASGFVGSHILDVLVERAIPTAILLRPTSNRQFVQRHLGCVEVRPGSINDLKSLEKALADATHVIHCAGCTKARRNSDFYEVNETGTRNMVAALNLRNGAIQQFLHISSLAVAGPATAERPATELDAPNPISEYGRSKLAAELEVRNHCRTVYTILRPPAVYGPRDSGFFAMFNAVHRHLLPRPNRRQILSLVYAKDLAQAVVNCLGHPGAAGKAYFVASRERVSASGMAQQIAGTMGGWTLPCPLPAAALWPVCLAQEIFGRLTGRAMLLNMQKYSELRAPGWVCEPSLFEKEIGFRCETPLKQGISEALEWYRKEGWLP; encoded by the coding sequence ATGAAAGTCCTCCTCACCGGGGCTAGCGGATTTGTTGGAAGCCATATCCTTGATGTCTTGGTTGAGCGGGCGATTCCAACTGCCATCCTGCTGCGGCCCACCAGTAATCGACAATTCGTTCAGCGCCATCTGGGCTGCGTCGAGGTCCGGCCCGGCTCGATCAACGACCTGAAGAGCCTGGAAAAGGCCCTGGCAGATGCGACCCATGTGATTCATTGTGCCGGATGCACCAAGGCCAGGCGCAACTCGGATTTTTATGAGGTGAATGAAACGGGCACGCGCAACATGGTCGCAGCCCTCAATTTGCGTAACGGAGCAATTCAACAGTTTCTACATATATCGAGCCTGGCAGTGGCTGGACCAGCCACGGCCGAACGGCCCGCCACCGAATTGGATGCGCCAAATCCCATCTCGGAATATGGCCGCAGCAAGCTGGCCGCAGAGCTCGAGGTGCGCAATCATTGCCGCACGGTTTACACCATCCTGAGGCCGCCGGCTGTTTATGGACCGCGCGATAGCGGTTTTTTTGCCATGTTCAACGCTGTACACCGTCATTTGCTGCCGCGGCCAAACAGGCGACAAATACTAAGCCTCGTCTATGCCAAAGACCTGGCGCAAGCCGTCGTGAATTGCCTGGGCCACCCTGGCGCTGCCGGCAAGGCCTATTTTGTGGCCTCGCGTGAGCGGGTCAGCGCCAGCGGCATGGCGCAGCAAATCGCTGGAACCATGGGGGGTTGGACGCTCCCTTGCCCTTTGCCGGCTGCGGCGTTGTGGCCCGTGTGCCTGGCACAGGAGATCTTTGGCCGGCTGACAGGCCGGGCAATGTTGCTGAACATGCAGAAGTACTCCGAGTTGCGAGCCCCGGGTTGGGTGTGTGAGCCGTCACTCTTCGAGAAGGAGATTGGATTTCGATGCGAGACCCCGCTCAAACAGGGGATTTCAGAAGCTCTTGAGTGGTATCGAAAAGAGGGATGGCTGCCTTAA
- a CDS encoding aminotransferase class I/II-fold pyridoxal phosphate-dependent enzyme, with translation MIYHEKAPSRDNGHVEQLEVYRLPRPAGIRETDHRTTRNKGKPAHGRLPLFDKVKNFKSAAQVRALGLYPYFRTISSAQDTEVMIEGRRVLMLGSNSYLGLTNHPKIKEAAQAAVAKYGTGCAGSRFLNGTLDIHLELEAALAKLVNKEAVLLYSTGFQVNLGVISALVGKGDYIIGDKSNHASIVEGCLVAQGKFFRFPHQDMEALETRLEQLEPGAGKLVVVDGVFSMEGDVIQLPELCRIASKYGAAVMIDDAHAIGVLGRNGAGTPNHFDMTDQVQLIMGTFSKSLASLGGFIASDAGTIDYLKHHSRPLIFSASMSPANVAAVLAAVEIMMQEPERIGQLWRNTGRMKNGLTSLGFDLGKSETPILPVYCRSLMVAFKICKRLQDEGVFVNPVVSPAVAPGHELIRISLMATHMDEQIDFALEKISKVGRELGLI, from the coding sequence ATGATTTACCACGAAAAGGCGCCCAGCAGGGACAACGGGCACGTAGAGCAGCTCGAGGTATACCGCTTGCCGCGTCCTGCAGGCATCCGGGAAACAGACCATCGGACCACCCGAAATAAGGGCAAACCTGCCCACGGCAGGCTACCGCTCTTTGATAAGGTCAAAAATTTCAAGAGCGCCGCCCAGGTACGGGCATTGGGATTATACCCTTATTTTCGGACGATTTCCTCTGCCCAGGACACCGAGGTCATGATCGAGGGCCGACGGGTCCTGATGCTAGGGTCCAACAGCTATCTTGGGCTGACGAACCATCCCAAAATCAAGGAAGCTGCCCAAGCTGCTGTTGCCAAATACGGCACCGGGTGCGCCGGATCGCGTTTTTTGAACGGGACATTGGATATCCACCTGGAACTGGAAGCGGCTTTGGCAAAACTGGTCAACAAGGAGGCGGTGCTGCTCTACAGCACGGGCTTTCAAGTCAACCTGGGCGTTATCAGCGCCTTGGTGGGCAAAGGCGACTATATCATCGGCGATAAAAGCAACCACGCCAGCATTGTTGAGGGCTGCCTCGTCGCCCAAGGCAAGTTCTTCCGCTTCCCGCACCAAGACATGGAGGCGTTGGAAACCCGCTTGGAGCAACTGGAACCGGGGGCCGGCAAGCTGGTGGTAGTGGACGGGGTGTTCAGCATGGAGGGTGACGTCATCCAGTTGCCCGAATTGTGCCGGATTGCGAGCAAATATGGCGCAGCGGTGATGATTGATGACGCTCACGCAATCGGTGTTTTGGGCAGGAATGGCGCCGGGACCCCCAATCATTTCGACATGACGGACCAGGTCCAGCTTATCATGGGCACGTTTAGCAAGTCGCTGGCCAGCCTGGGCGGATTCATCGCTTCGGATGCCGGGACGATTGATTACCTCAAGCACCACTCCCGTCCACTGATCTTCAGCGCGAGCATGAGTCCCGCGAACGTTGCCGCCGTGCTGGCGGCAGTCGAAATCATGATGCAGGAACCCGAGCGCATCGGGCAATTGTGGCGCAACACCGGGCGTATGAAGAATGGCCTGACCAGCCTGGGCTTTGATTTGGGCAAATCCGAAACGCCTATCCTGCCCGTCTATTGCCGCAGCCTGATGGTGGCGTTCAAGATTTGTAAACGCTTGCAGGACGAAGGCGTCTTCGTCAACCCGGTGGTCTCTCCTGCTGTTGCCCCTGGGCACGAGCTAATCCGCATCAGTCTCATGGCAACCCATATGGATGAGCAGATTGATTTCGCCCTTGAAAAGATCAGCAAGGTGGGCAGAGAACTTGGGTTAATCTGA
- a CDS encoding CsbD family protein: MKPSTRNIAKGVGRQVKGKSKEAAGRLTGNRRLKAKGRLQSEAGRVQRKLGQAERDLDKDLEKETA, from the coding sequence ATGAAACCGAGCACAAGAAACATCGCCAAGGGCGTTGGAAGACAGGTTAAGGGGAAAAGCAAAGAAGCCGCTGGGCGTCTTACCGGCAACAGGCGGCTTAAAGCGAAGGGCCGCTTGCAGAGCGAGGCAGGCCGTGTCCAGCGGAAGCTGGGTCAAGCCGAACGCGACCTGGATAAAGACCTGGAAAAAGAGACCGCGTGA
- a CDS encoding sugar transferase: protein MARRHKGSGRQVVEGRGGLPAWKRCLDYGLIALLSPAILLVGTVVGLLVRLGSAGPIFFRQKRVGCKGSQFTCYKFRTMRVDAETESHRRHLHELIQSRQPMTKLDAHRDPRLIPFGSVLRASGLDELPQLLNVLRGEMSLVGPRPCIPYECEKYQAWHWKRFDAVPGLTGLWQVSGKNHTTFEQMIQMDIDYSQRRNLWLDVRIIFKTLPALWGQYWEMRGFKSQESAPPSQALRKSVQSYNV from the coding sequence ATGGCAAGAAGGCATAAGGGGTCGGGGAGACAAGTGGTCGAGGGCCGAGGGGGGCTTCCGGCATGGAAGCGGTGCCTGGATTATGGGCTCATTGCGCTTTTATCTCCGGCGATTCTGTTGGTCGGAACCGTCGTGGGGCTTCTGGTGAGGCTCGGCTCGGCTGGTCCGATTTTTTTCCGCCAGAAACGTGTCGGCTGCAAAGGCAGCCAGTTTACCTGCTACAAATTCCGGACCATGCGAGTCGATGCGGAAACGGAATCGCATCGGCGCCATTTGCATGAATTGATTCAGTCGCGTCAGCCGATGACCAAGCTCGATGCGCATCGAGACCCGCGTTTGATTCCTTTCGGGTCCGTGCTGCGGGCCAGCGGACTGGATGAACTGCCGCAACTGCTCAATGTGTTGCGCGGTGAGATGAGCCTGGTCGGGCCGCGTCCATGTATTCCTTACGAATGCGAGAAATACCAGGCCTGGCACTGGAAACGATTTGATGCGGTGCCGGGTTTGACCGGCCTGTGGCAAGTCAGCGGCAAGAACCATACTACCTTCGAGCAGATGATCCAAATGGATATTGATTATTCTCAGAGGCGAAATCTTTGGCTCGATGTGCGGATTATTTTCAAAACGCTCCCCGCTCTTTGGGGGCAATACTGGGAGATGCGCGGATTCAAAAGCCAGGAAAGCGCGCCGCCCAGCCAGGCACTTCGGAAATCGGTTCAGTCCTACAACGTATGA
- a CDS encoding Gfo/Idh/MocA family oxidoreductase — MKTAIKVGVIGCGYWGPNLVRNLRQSADCQLKVLCDASESRLSHMRKLYPEVQTTRDYSDLLKDNGLDAIVIATPVRFHHQMAKAALDAGKHVFIEKPLARTEVEAAELVGIAQARKLILMVGHTFLFSPAVRRMKEIIEAGDIGEVQYVSARRLNLGLFQKDINVAWDLAPHDISILLHLLEELPVSVACQGSSHVTRGIEDVTMMNLKFRKSRCAFIHNSWLDPKKVRQMTVIGSQRMIVYDDTEPLEKLKIYDARVEVPPHYDTFAEFTYSYHYGDAYVPYIKQDEPLKLECQHFLECIRDGTVPVTNGQLGLEVVKILEASTESLRQHGASVALSSAAPWNNGHTNGNGHTNGNGHNAGLQNTPIDSERAMVAA; from the coding sequence ATGAAAACAGCGATCAAAGTCGGGGTAATCGGGTGCGGCTACTGGGGCCCAAATTTAGTGCGCAACCTGAGGCAATCCGCCGATTGCCAGCTCAAAGTCCTGTGCGATGCGAGCGAATCCCGCCTGAGCCACATGCGCAAGCTCTACCCCGAGGTGCAAACCACGCGGGATTACAGCGACCTGCTCAAGGATAACGGCCTGGACGCGATCGTAATCGCCACGCCTGTCCGGTTTCACCATCAGATGGCCAAAGCCGCGCTGGACGCTGGCAAGCACGTGTTTATTGAAAAACCACTCGCTCGGACCGAGGTCGAGGCGGCCGAGCTGGTCGGCATCGCCCAGGCGCGAAAACTGATTCTGATGGTGGGACACACATTTCTGTTTTCCCCGGCGGTGCGCCGGATGAAGGAGATCATCGAGGCCGGCGACATCGGCGAGGTGCAGTATGTGTCCGCGCGCCGGCTCAACCTGGGCCTGTTCCAAAAGGACATTAATGTAGCGTGGGACCTGGCCCCGCACGACATTTCGATCCTGCTGCATTTGCTCGAGGAACTCCCGGTGAGTGTTGCCTGCCAGGGCAGCAGCCATGTCACCCGTGGCATCGAGGATGTCACCATGATGAATCTCAAATTCCGCAAGAGCCGGTGCGCATTCATACACAATAGTTGGCTGGACCCAAAGAAAGTGAGGCAAATGACCGTGATCGGTTCCCAACGGATGATTGTTTATGACGACACCGAGCCGCTCGAGAAGCTGAAAATTTATGACGCCCGGGTCGAGGTGCCACCGCACTACGACACCTTTGCCGAGTTCACTTATTCCTATCACTACGGGGATGCGTATGTGCCTTATATCAAGCAGGACGAGCCTCTGAAGCTCGAATGCCAGCATTTTCTGGAATGCATCCGTGACGGGACTGTGCCGGTCACCAACGGACAGCTCGGTCTGGAAGTGGTCAAGATTCTGGAGGCCTCCACCGAATCGCTCCGCCAACATGGGGCTTCGGTGGCCCTGAGCTCAGCCGCTCCTTGGAACAACGGCCATACGAACGGCAATGGCCACACAAACGGCAACGGACATAATGCCGGCCTCCAAAACACGCCTATCGATTCTGAACGGGCGATGGTAGCCGCTTGA